One genomic segment of Bradyrhizobium prioriisuperbiae includes these proteins:
- a CDS encoding AtuA-related protein translates to MRVKLERVAHVRSGDKGNTSNIAVMAYHDEFYPLLKQQLTAERFKEFYRGAIKGAVTRYEADNLAALNFVAEGALGGGVSRSLSLDNYGKALSAAILGFEIEVPEQYGNLLRGG, encoded by the coding sequence ATGCGGGTCAAACTCGAACGCGTCGCCCACGTCCGGTCCGGCGACAAGGGCAACACCTCGAACATCGCCGTGATGGCCTATCACGACGAATTCTATCCGCTGCTGAAGCAGCAGCTCACCGCGGAACGCTTCAAGGAATTCTACCGCGGCGCCATCAAGGGAGCGGTGACACGTTACGAGGCCGACAATCTCGCGGCGCTGAACTTCGTTGCCGAAGGCGCGCTGGGCGGCGGCGTCTCGCGCAGCCTCAGCCTGGACAATTACGGCAAGGCGCTGTCGGCCGCGATCCTCGGCTTCGAGATCGAGGTGCCGGAGCAGTATGGCAACCTGCTGCGGGGTGGGTAG
- a CDS encoding DMT family transporter, translating into MTLAVADPAKSRYAANLTLLLLLATLWGASYTFIKIGVATIPPVTLIAARTLIAGAVLLAIMAVRGIALPRDPALWRRFLVQACFNSVVPFTLIAWAESHVDAGLATILNSNAPIFTFLLALVFLRHDPPTPRQLFGVVAGLAGICLVVGVNALAGLGQQLVAQLALVAAAVSYGAAAIFGRNFNGLDPMVPAAGSMICGAVILLPISVIFEQPWTLQPSTASLLALVGLAVFSTAFAFVIYFRLIQTLGPVGTTAQAYLRVPIGVALSVVVLGETPSATAWAGLACVIIGIAAMTIPSRSRGG; encoded by the coding sequence ATGACCCTCGCCGTCGCCGACCCCGCCAAGTCCCGCTATGCCGCCAATCTCACGCTGCTGCTGCTGCTGGCGACGCTGTGGGGCGCGTCCTACACCTTCATCAAGATCGGGGTGGCGACGATTCCGCCGGTGACGCTGATCGCGGCACGCACCCTGATCGCCGGCGCCGTGCTGCTGGCGATTATGGCGGTGCGCGGCATTGCCCTGCCGCGCGATCCGGCGCTTTGGCGCCGCTTCCTGGTGCAGGCCTGCTTCAACAGCGTGGTTCCCTTCACCCTGATCGCGTGGGCGGAGAGCCATGTCGATGCCGGGCTAGCCACCATCCTGAATTCCAATGCTCCGATTTTCACCTTCCTGCTGGCGCTGGTGTTCCTGCGGCACGACCCGCCGACGCCGCGCCAGCTGTTTGGCGTGGTGGCCGGGCTTGCCGGCATCTGCCTGGTGGTCGGCGTCAATGCGCTTGCGGGACTGGGGCAGCAATTGGTGGCGCAGCTGGCGCTGGTGGCGGCTGCGGTCAGTTATGGGGCGGCCGCGATCTTCGGACGGAATTTCAACGGCCTCGATCCCATGGTGCCGGCGGCGGGCTCCATGATCTGCGGCGCGGTCATCTTGTTGCCGATCAGCGTGATCTTCGAACAGCCCTGGACCTTGCAGCCGTCGACGGCATCGCTGCTGGCGCTGGTCGGGCTTGCGGTGTTCTCGACCGCGTTCGCCTTCGTGATCTATTTCCGCCTGATCCAGACCCTCGGCCCGGTCGGAACCACGGCGCAGGCCTATTTGCGGGTGCCGATCGGTGTCGCCTTGAGTGTGGTTGTGCTCGGCGAGACGCCGTCGGCCACCGCCTGGGCGGGGCTCGCCTGTGTGATCATCGGCATTGCCGCGATGACCATTCCCTCGCGGTCACGCGGCGGGTAG
- a CDS encoding PQQ-dependent dehydrogenase, methanol/ethanol family, which translates to MKRLSGYATIARVHLLAATFAAAGVLVTLPARAADEVTPERLLNVEKEPGNWLHHHKDFAARRFSTLKDINRDNVKNLKVAWTMHLGGVEGGGIWTHGGLEGTPIAENGFLYVTDGWGSVYKIDTHGGKGVLLWKMDPKTDHDWAGAVACCGVDNRGVALWGNLVISHTLDGRLIATNKETGQVAWQRQVADPDKGEVITGAPLIVKNMAITGVAGAEYGIRGWIAATDLSSQKEVWRTHTIPAKGEPGSETWKDDKNAQASGGGSTWVTGSYDPATDTIVWGVGNPGPDWDNEYRPGDNLYTDSSLGLDAATGKIKWHYQHTPNDPYDYDSVSENVLVDVPVANGSQKLALHANRNGFAYAVDRNSGKFVWGLPFVKKVTWTKGLDAETGKPVEYDPKKPVQTYNTAVTPSRSNLETDICPGNMGGKNWPPTAYNPDLKLWYIPVIESCNRIKVEVAEKDKLKPREFWTGGGPSQPFKITGSVTAIDVTTGKVAGKLETPFPMLGGILATPDLVFSGEPSGEVMALDAKSLQKLWEFNTGGGVNAPPMTFMVDGKQYVAILVGLGGAWDKWFIDSTPELKRIQPGSMLYVFAL; encoded by the coding sequence ATGAAACGCTTATCAGGCTACGCCACCATTGCCCGGGTGCATCTGCTTGCGGCCACGTTCGCCGCCGCCGGTGTGCTTGTAACCCTGCCCGCCCGTGCCGCCGACGAGGTCACACCGGAGCGGCTGCTCAATGTCGAGAAAGAGCCCGGCAACTGGCTGCACCATCACAAGGACTTCGCGGCCCGGCGGTTCTCCACCCTCAAGGACATCAACCGCGACAACGTCAAGAATCTGAAGGTCGCCTGGACCATGCATCTGGGCGGTGTCGAAGGCGGTGGCATCTGGACCCATGGCGGTCTCGAAGGCACGCCGATCGCGGAGAACGGTTTTCTCTATGTCACCGACGGCTGGGGTTCGGTCTACAAGATCGATACCCATGGCGGCAAAGGCGTGCTGCTCTGGAAGATGGATCCCAAGACCGATCACGACTGGGCCGGTGCCGTGGCCTGCTGCGGTGTCGACAATCGCGGCGTTGCGCTATGGGGCAATCTCGTCATCTCGCACACCCTCGATGGCCGGCTGATCGCAACCAACAAGGAGACCGGGCAGGTTGCCTGGCAGCGTCAGGTCGCCGATCCGGACAAGGGCGAGGTCATCACCGGGGCGCCGCTGATCGTCAAGAACATGGCGATCACCGGCGTGGCCGGCGCCGAATACGGCATCCGCGGCTGGATTGCCGCCACCGATCTGTCGAGCCAGAAGGAAGTCTGGCGTACCCACACCATTCCCGCCAAGGGCGAGCCGGGCAGCGAAACCTGGAAGGACGACAAGAACGCCCAGGCCAGCGGCGGCGGTTCCACCTGGGTGACCGGCAGCTACGATCCCGCCACCGACACCATCGTCTGGGGCGTCGGCAATCCGGGGCCGGACTGGGATAATGAATACCGTCCCGGCGACAATCTCTACACCGACAGTTCGCTCGGTCTCGACGCCGCGACCGGCAAGATCAAATGGCACTACCAGCACACGCCAAACGATCCCTACGACTATGACAGCGTGTCGGAGAACGTGCTGGTCGACGTGCCCGTGGCCAACGGCTCGCAGAAGCTGGCGTTGCATGCCAATCGCAACGGCTTCGCTTATGCGGTCGATCGCAACTCCGGCAAGTTCGTCTGGGGACTTCCGTTCGTGAAGAAGGTGACCTGGACCAAGGGGCTCGATGCGGAAACCGGCAAGCCGGTCGAATACGATCCGAAAAAGCCGGTGCAGACTTATAATACAGCCGTCACGCCAAGTCGCAGCAACCTGGAAACCGACATCTGTCCGGGCAACATGGGCGGCAAGAACTGGCCGCCCACCGCCTACAATCCGGATCTGAAGCTCTGGTACATCCCGGTGATCGAGAGCTGCAACCGGATCAAGGTCGAGGTGGCTGAGAAGGATAAGCTGAAGCCGCGTGAATTCTGGACCGGCGGCGGCCCGAGCCAGCCATTCAAGATCACCGGCAGCGTCACCGCCATCGACGTCACCACGGGCAAGGTGGCCGGCAAGCTGGAGACGCCATTCCCGATGCTTGGCGGCATCCTGGCGACGCCGGACCTCGTCTTCAGCGGCGAGCCGTCCGGCGAAGTGATGGCGCTCGACGCCAAGTCGCTGCAGAAACTGTGGGAGTTCAACACCGGCGGCGGCGTCAATGCACCTCCGATGACCTTCATGGTGGATGGCAAGCAGTATGTCGCGATCCTGGTCGGCCTG
- a CDS encoding alpha/beta fold hydrolase, with protein sequence MPTITRDGVKLYYEVHGDGPPLLLTHGYSATSAMWRGQIAALARHHTLILWDMRGHGQSDYPDDQAAYGEAETVADMAALLDELGVAKAVIGGLSLGGYMSLGFYHAHPDRVRALLIIDTGPGFKKDDAREAWNARARDTGARFEREGLDVLKSASRERSQAEHRNATGLALAARGMLAQRDAHVIESLPRIAVPSLVIVGADDTPFLAASDYMAAKIPGARKVVIPNAGHAANIDQPQAFNDAVTAFLAELPAA encoded by the coding sequence ATGCCGACGATCACCCGCGATGGCGTCAAGCTGTATTACGAAGTACACGGCGATGGCCCGCCGCTGCTGCTGACGCATGGTTATTCGGCAACGTCGGCGATGTGGCGCGGACAGATCGCAGCGCTTGCGCGCCATCACACGCTGATTCTGTGGGACATGCGCGGCCACGGACAATCGGATTATCCGGACGATCAGGCAGCCTACGGCGAAGCGGAGACGGTCGCTGACATGGCGGCGCTGCTCGATGAACTCGGCGTCGCGAAGGCCGTGATCGGCGGACTGTCGCTCGGCGGCTACATGTCGCTTGGTTTTTATCACGCGCACCCGGATCGCGTCCGCGCGCTGCTGATCATCGACACTGGCCCCGGCTTCAAGAAGGACGACGCGCGCGAGGCCTGGAACGCGCGGGCGCGCGACACCGGTGCGCGGTTTGAGCGCGAGGGACTGGACGTGCTGAAGTCGGCCAGCCGCGAACGATCGCAAGCGGAGCACCGCAACGCGACGGGCCTGGCGCTGGCGGCGCGCGGAATGCTGGCGCAGCGCGACGCCCATGTGATCGAATCGTTGCCGCGGATCGCGGTGCCGTCGCTGGTGATTGTCGGCGCCGACGACACCCCGTTCCTTGCCGCATCCGATTACATGGCGGCAAAAATTCCGGGCGCCCGCAAGGTGGTGATCCCGAATGCCGGCCACGCCGCCAACATCGACCAGCCGCAAGCGTTCAACGATGCGGTGACGGCATTCCTGGCTGAACTACCCGCCGCGTGA
- a CDS encoding copper chaperone PCu(A)C yields the protein MGRTIRIVRKPRTMLRRRSLAGIFIKSSLFALGLGLVPAVAAAEDLQVSNARVPVSDQVGVDLPFLMTIRNETAEADAILRVRCPIANFSEKHTVDRGEGAPAMRAVKSIPIPAGQTTELKRDGHHIMLLQTRQKLADGVTFTCSVVFQKAGTKETEVHVTRSP from the coding sequence ATGGGCCGGACGATACGTATCGTTCGCAAGCCTCGGACGATGTTGCGGCGTCGCTCGCTCGCCGGAATTTTCATCAAGTCCAGCTTGTTCGCCCTCGGCCTGGGATTGGTCCCGGCTGTCGCTGCGGCCGAGGATCTGCAGGTCAGCAACGCCCGGGTGCCGGTGTCGGACCAAGTCGGCGTCGATCTGCCGTTTCTGATGACCATCAGGAACGAAACGGCGGAAGCCGATGCGATCCTGCGGGTGCGTTGCCCGATCGCCAACTTCAGCGAAAAGCACACCGTCGACCGCGGCGAGGGCGCGCCCGCGATGCGCGCGGTCAAGTCGATCCCGATTCCGGCCGGCCAGACCACCGAACTCAAGCGCGACGGCCATCACATCATGCTGCTGCAGACGCGGCAGAAGCTCGCCGACGGCGTGACGTTCACCTGTTCCGTCGTGTTTCAAAAGGCAGGAACCAAGGAAACGGAGGTTCACGTCACGCGATCGCCCTGA